Proteins encoded by one window of Chryseobacterium sp. POL2:
- a CDS encoding efflux RND transporter periplasmic adaptor subunit: protein MKKIIGIIALIAVIALVFFKLKNNKETTESKVYQYDKEKPITVSADTIRLQTIDDATTYTGTFEPNKESKISTDIQGKINAVLVDVGSYVSKGQTLIQLDNSLLKLQLQTVEVQIEGLEDDVKRYTILTEADAVQGIQLEKARLGLKSAKVQKATLLEQISKTTIKAPFNGVVTAKLNEEGGFAAPGIPLLQITDISTLRFTVNVPENDLVQFQNNQTYKINADVYPDISLSGKVIMTGSKANLGNSFPVQFQVTNTKNLTIKSGMFGKVNLSESKQEQGILIPTSAITEENGKAKVYLIKNGKAVLQSITISGNIGNRTIVSDGLATGDIVVTNGFINLFEGANVSIKN from the coding sequence ATGAAAAAGATAATCGGGATAATTGCTTTGATTGCGGTAATAGCACTTGTGTTTTTTAAGTTGAAAAACAATAAAGAAACTACCGAAAGCAAGGTGTATCAGTACGACAAAGAAAAACCGATTACTGTAAGTGCTGACACCATTCGTTTGCAGACTATTGATGATGCAACTACTTATACAGGCACATTTGAGCCGAACAAAGAAAGCAAAATCAGTACGGATATACAAGGAAAAATCAATGCTGTTTTGGTAGATGTGGGAAGCTATGTTTCCAAAGGACAAACACTTATTCAGTTGGATAATTCGTTGTTAAAGTTACAACTGCAAACGGTTGAAGTGCAGATTGAGGGTTTGGAAGACGATGTAAAACGATACACCATTTTAACGGAAGCCGATGCCGTTCAGGGCATACAATTGGAAAAAGCAAGATTGGGATTGAAATCTGCAAAAGTTCAGAAAGCGACTTTATTGGAGCAAATCAGTAAAACCACTATAAAAGCACCTTTCAATGGTGTGGTAACTGCCAAGCTCAATGAGGAGGGCGGTTTTGCAGCACCGGGTATTCCGTTGCTACAAATTACGGATATAAGCACTTTACGTTTTACGGTTAATGTTCCCGAAAATGATTTGGTGCAGTTTCAAAACAATCAAACCTACAAAATCAATGCTGATGTTTATCCCGATATTTCCCTTTCGGGAAAAGTAATAATGACAGGAAGCAAAGCCAATCTGGGCAATAGCTTTCCGGTACAGTTTCAGGTTACTAACACCAAAAACTTAACCATAAAATCGGGAATGTTCGGCAAGGTAAATCTTTCTGAAAGCAAGCAAGAGCAAGGTATTCTTATCCCTACATCTGCCATTACAGAAGAAAATGGAAAAGCGAAAGTGTATCTCATAAAAAACGGAAAAGCCGTATTGCAATCTATTACCATATCAGGAAATATCGGCAATAGAACGATTGTATCAGACGGATTGGCAACAGGCGATATTGTGGTAACGAATGGCTTTATCAATCTGTTTGAAGGAGCAAATGTGTCAATTAAGAATTAA